Proteins co-encoded in one Arthrobacter globiformis genomic window:
- a CDS encoding 1,4-alpha-glucan branching enzyme, which translates to MTQTTLTPTLEQLLRDWLPAQRWFPVKSPDFALAPVGGLVLDDATGQAGLEVFLASVESKTADGVSRTDVVQIPLSYRSQPLPGAERALIGESDDAGLGHRWVYDAVHDPAFIAAWLDLIRKEETTGTASGHLSGAGQPLPQASGTVRVLSGEQSNTSVIVDDGDSAAIVKFFRVLSAGRNPEVEVGAALSAARTSEVPATLGWVTGEWYPQGQLPESASGGRFQGELAVAHEFLAGGRDAWRLAVEAAAGGVDFTAEAHALGHATATVHRRLAETLGVSAEAVPGGDIAPGVARRVRQMWAEAGPAVGPYEEGLESLLSRLEGTPAGALQRIHGDLHLGQILQVPGAEGGHDRWAILDFEGEPLRPISERNFPDDPLRDVTGMLRSFDYAAGAAERERPDVRVPESWVDDCTEAFLAGYAEVTPGTVDRNSPLFVALWLDKALYEVVYELRNRPGWLAIPVNAARRLLSTKSSGEPAGAAAEGKNMTGSAHTDSPHAPLHVDAHTLSRVGAGEHHAPHSVLGAHLDNYGHVTVRTVKHLAEAVNVVTQAGTVPMTHETDGVWVAVLEPLQHGHVPDYRLEVTYEGAEPVTVDDPYRYLPTVGEVDLHLIGEGRHEKLWTVLGAHVQHYKSSMGDIDGVSFAVWAPNAEAVRVKGDFNAWDGRENSLRSLGSSGVWELFIPGVPAGACYKYEIKTKGGYWVEKADPLAFGTEVPPLTASRVVESHYQFQDADWMKERAARDPHNSPMSVYEVHLGSWRLGLSYRELAKELVEYVKWLGFSHVEFMPVAEHPFGGSWGYQVTSYYAPTSRFGHPDEFRFLVDSLHQAGIGVILDWVPAHFPKDNWALAQFDGQPLYEHADPNLGEHPDWGTLIFDFGRTEVRNFLVANALYWLDEFHIDGLRVDAVASMLYLDYSREHGQWQPNRFGGRENLEAISFLQEANATVYKTHPGAVMIAEESTAFPGVTAPTSQGGLGFGLKWNMGWMHDSLKYASEDPVNRKWHHGTVTFSMVYAFTENFLLPISHDEVVHGKGSMLRKMPGDRWQQLANLRAFLGYQWAHPGKQLIFMGTEFGQEAEWSEQHGLDWWLADIPAHRGIQMLLKDLNELYKSTPALYARDNEPGGFQWINGADADRNVLTFVRWDTEGNPLVCAVNFSGGPHKEYALGVPSTGAWTEVLNTDSEDYGGSGVLNGGTLTAADEGIDGQPATLTVTLPPLGATYFRPADANVITTPAAAKAKATEAGSVFAGPTAAGARGAETHGAEAGGVEPKGVEPKGVDPKGETGKAALPGGPLV; encoded by the coding sequence ATGACCCAAACCACACTGACACCCACACTCGAACAACTGCTCCGCGACTGGCTGCCGGCCCAGAGATGGTTCCCGGTGAAGTCGCCGGACTTCGCCCTGGCGCCGGTGGGCGGCCTGGTCCTGGATGATGCCACCGGCCAGGCCGGCCTGGAGGTGTTCCTCGCTTCCGTTGAGTCAAAAACGGCCGACGGCGTCTCCCGCACCGACGTTGTCCAGATCCCGCTCAGCTACCGCAGCCAGCCGCTGCCGGGAGCCGAACGGGCCCTGATCGGTGAAAGCGACGACGCCGGGCTTGGGCACCGCTGGGTCTACGATGCCGTCCATGACCCCGCCTTCATTGCCGCGTGGCTGGATCTGATCCGAAAAGAGGAAACCACCGGCACCGCCAGCGGCCACCTTTCCGGGGCCGGGCAACCGCTGCCGCAGGCCTCCGGAACGGTTCGTGTCCTGTCCGGCGAGCAGTCCAACACGTCGGTGATTGTGGACGACGGCGACTCCGCGGCAATCGTGAAGTTCTTCCGTGTGCTTTCCGCCGGGCGCAACCCGGAGGTGGAGGTTGGCGCGGCACTGTCCGCGGCCCGCACCTCGGAGGTCCCTGCCACGCTGGGCTGGGTCACCGGCGAGTGGTACCCGCAGGGGCAACTTCCCGAGTCCGCATCGGGCGGACGTTTCCAGGGCGAACTGGCGGTGGCCCACGAATTCCTGGCCGGCGGCCGGGACGCGTGGCGGCTCGCCGTGGAGGCGGCGGCCGGGGGAGTGGACTTCACGGCCGAGGCGCATGCCCTTGGCCATGCGACCGCCACTGTCCACCGCAGGCTTGCGGAAACACTGGGTGTTTCGGCCGAAGCGGTTCCGGGCGGGGATATTGCCCCCGGAGTAGCCCGGCGCGTCCGCCAGATGTGGGCGGAGGCGGGGCCCGCCGTCGGACCTTACGAAGAAGGGCTGGAGAGCCTGCTCAGCAGGCTCGAAGGCACCCCGGCCGGCGCGCTTCAGCGCATCCACGGCGACCTCCACCTCGGCCAGATCCTCCAGGTACCCGGCGCCGAAGGCGGCCATGACCGGTGGGCCATCCTCGACTTCGAGGGGGAGCCGCTCCGGCCAATCTCCGAGCGCAACTTCCCCGACGACCCGCTTCGGGACGTGACGGGCATGCTTCGCTCCTTCGACTACGCGGCGGGCGCCGCCGAACGCGAACGGCCGGACGTCCGTGTCCCGGAATCCTGGGTGGACGACTGCACCGAGGCCTTCCTGGCAGGCTACGCGGAAGTAACTCCCGGAACGGTGGACCGTAATTCGCCGCTCTTTGTGGCATTGTGGCTGGACAAGGCGCTCTACGAAGTCGTGTATGAGTTGCGCAACCGGCCCGGCTGGCTGGCCATTCCGGTGAATGCGGCTAGGCGGCTCCTCAGCACTAAAAGCTCCGGCGAACCGGCCGGAGCAGCAGCGGAAGGTAAGAACATGACAGGCTCTGCACACACCGACAGCCCCCACGCACCGTTGCACGTGGACGCGCACACGCTCTCACGCGTCGGGGCCGGTGAACACCACGCTCCGCACTCGGTGCTTGGTGCCCATTTGGACAACTACGGTCACGTGACCGTCCGCACCGTCAAGCACCTTGCGGAGGCGGTCAACGTGGTGACCCAAGCCGGAACCGTGCCCATGACCCACGAGACCGACGGCGTCTGGGTGGCGGTACTGGAGCCGCTGCAGCACGGCCACGTGCCGGACTACCGGCTTGAGGTGACCTACGAAGGTGCCGAACCGGTCACCGTGGACGATCCGTACCGGTACCTTCCCACGGTGGGCGAAGTGGACCTGCACCTGATCGGCGAAGGACGCCACGAGAAGCTCTGGACCGTGCTGGGCGCCCACGTGCAGCACTATAAGTCCTCGATGGGCGACATTGACGGCGTGTCCTTTGCCGTGTGGGCCCCCAACGCCGAAGCGGTCCGGGTCAAGGGCGATTTCAACGCCTGGGACGGGCGGGAAAACTCGCTGCGCTCCCTGGGCTCCTCGGGCGTCTGGGAACTGTTCATCCCGGGTGTCCCGGCCGGCGCCTGCTACAAGTACGAAATCAAGACCAAGGGCGGCTACTGGGTGGAGAAGGCCGACCCGCTGGCCTTCGGCACCGAGGTGCCCCCGCTCACCGCTTCGAGGGTTGTCGAGTCCCACTACCAGTTCCAGGACGCGGACTGGATGAAGGAACGCGCCGCGCGGGATCCGCACAACTCGCCCATGAGCGTCTACGAGGTCCACCTCGGATCCTGGCGGCTGGGGCTTAGCTACCGCGAGCTGGCCAAGGAACTCGTGGAGTACGTGAAGTGGCTCGGCTTCAGCCATGTCGAGTTCATGCCCGTGGCCGAGCATCCCTTCGGCGGCTCCTGGGGCTACCAGGTCACCTCCTACTACGCACCGACGTCGCGCTTCGGGCATCCCGATGAGTTCCGCTTCCTGGTGGACTCGCTCCACCAGGCAGGCATCGGCGTGATCCTGGACTGGGTGCCGGCGCACTTTCCGAAGGACAACTGGGCTCTGGCGCAGTTTGACGGGCAGCCGCTCTACGAGCACGCTGACCCGAACCTTGGCGAGCACCCGGACTGGGGCACCCTCATCTTCGACTTCGGGCGCACCGAAGTCCGGAACTTCCTCGTGGCCAACGCGCTCTACTGGCTCGATGAGTTCCACATCGACGGCCTCCGCGTGGACGCCGTCGCCTCCATGCTGTACCTGGACTACTCACGGGAGCACGGCCAGTGGCAGCCCAACCGGTTCGGCGGCCGCGAAAACCTGGAGGCCATCTCCTTCCTCCAGGAGGCCAACGCCACGGTGTACAAGACGCACCCCGGCGCGGTGATGATCGCCGAGGAATCCACGGCCTTCCCGGGCGTCACCGCACCTACCAGCCAAGGCGGCCTCGGCTTCGGCCTCAAGTGGAACATGGGCTGGATGCACGACTCGCTCAAGTACGCCTCCGAAGACCCCGTCAACCGCAAGTGGCACCACGGCACGGTCACGTTCTCCATGGTCTATGCCTTCACGGAAAACTTCCTGCTGCCCATCAGCCACGATGAGGTTGTCCACGGCAAGGGCTCGATGCTCCGCAAGATGCCCGGCGACCGCTGGCAGCAGCTGGCCAACCTCCGCGCCTTCCTCGGCTACCAGTGGGCGCACCCGGGCAAACAGCTGATCTTCATGGGTACGGAATTCGGCCAGGAAGCCGAGTGGTCCGAACAGCACGGCCTCGACTGGTGGCTGGCTGACATCCCGGCGCACCGGGGCATTCAGATGCTGCTCAAGGACCTCAACGAACTGTACAAGTCGACGCCGGCCCTGTACGCCCGGGACAACGAACCCGGCGGGTTCCAGTGGATCAACGGGGCCGACGCCGACCGCAACGTCCTGACCTTTGTCCGCTGGGACACCGAGGGCAACCCGCTGGTCTGCGCCGTCAACTTCTCCGGCGGGCCGCACAAGGAGTACGCCCTGGGCGTGCCGTCCACCGGAGCGTGGACCGAGGTGCTGAACACCGACTCCGAGGACTACGGCGGATCGGGCGTCCTTAACGGCGGGACGCTGACCGCGGCGGACGAGGGAATCGACGGCCAGCCGGCAACACTTACGGTTACGCTGCCACCGCTGGGCGCCACGTACTTCCGGCCGGCCGATGCCAACGTGATCACCACGCCGGCTGCCGCCAAGGCCAAAGCCACTGAGGCTGGATCCGTCTTTGCCGGGCCCACGGCTGCTGGGGCCCGAGGTGCTGAGACCCACGGTGCTGAAGCCGGGGGTGTTGAACCGAAGGGTGTTGAACCGAAGGGTGTCGACCCTAAGGGTGAGACGGGGAAGGCTGCCTTGCCCGGCGGGCCCCTCGTCTGA
- a CDS encoding patatin-like phospholipase family protein: MNATPSSTNKRALVLAGAGAAGNAWELGLIAGLSDAGVDVTEADLIIGTSAGSTVAAQITSGTRPAELYAAILAEVPQPRAGHAGSDRRHAPSLAGPTYMEWSNEIIGSAQDASDMRRRMGAAALEMDASDGSSQTRWRDIVAARLPSRHWPQQPMLIAAVDAHTGEPVVFDRHSGIDLVDAVAASTSNGFGGPYRIGGNGYINGGYRRSENADLAAGHGRVLVLSPFGGRSRMPLEWGMDLATQVAELRARGSRVETIFPDSNSENMFGANAMDLSLRPPAARAGYNQGRALGEQLSEFWR, translated from the coding sequence ATGAACGCAACACCTTCTTCGACAAACAAGCGGGCCTTGGTCCTCGCCGGTGCCGGAGCGGCAGGCAATGCCTGGGAGCTCGGTCTCATCGCCGGCCTGTCCGATGCCGGGGTCGATGTAACCGAGGCCGACCTCATCATCGGGACGTCGGCAGGATCGACGGTTGCTGCCCAGATCACCAGCGGGACAAGGCCGGCCGAACTGTATGCCGCCATCCTCGCCGAGGTGCCTCAGCCACGGGCCGGCCACGCCGGATCGGACAGGAGACACGCTCCGAGTCTCGCGGGGCCGACCTACATGGAGTGGTCGAACGAGATCATCGGTTCTGCTCAGGATGCGTCCGACATGCGCCGCAGGATGGGCGCCGCGGCGCTCGAAATGGACGCGTCCGACGGCTCCAGCCAGACGCGCTGGCGCGACATCGTCGCGGCCCGGCTGCCCAGCCGGCACTGGCCGCAACAGCCTATGCTGATCGCGGCTGTCGATGCGCATACCGGGGAACCGGTCGTGTTCGACCGTCACAGCGGAATCGATCTGGTGGACGCCGTCGCCGCCAGCACCAGCAACGGCTTCGGAGGGCCCTACAGGATCGGCGGGAACGGATACATCAACGGCGGCTATCGACGCAGTGAGAACGCCGACCTGGCGGCTGGACACGGGCGGGTGCTGGTGCTGTCACCGTTCGGCGGCAGATCGCGGATGCCGCTGGAGTGGGGCATGGATCTCGCAACCCAAGTCGCCGAACTGCGCGCACGCGGTAGCAGGGTCGAAACGATCTTCCCGGACAGCAACTCCGAGAACATGTTCGGCGCCAATGCGATGGATCTGTCGCTTCGTCCGCCCGCGGCTCGAGCTGGCTACAACCAAGGCAGAGCCCTTGGCGAGCAGCTCAGCGAATTCTGGCGGTAA
- a CDS encoding SRPBCC domain-containing protein: MDNLFSHAAGSDVPEPAVSLDPVICTVVVPGPVSRAFMGFTDHTHLWWPMETNSVYGPGSHVEFEENLIVETADDGRSAIWGTIDDWQPPLSFHASWYPGSTALWSTELRVVFRGVDEGTEVRAVHDGWEGAEDPAGTRAGWERDWPEVLSRYVRFMGGTSE, translated from the coding sequence ATGGATAATCTCTTCAGCCACGCCGCCGGCAGCGATGTGCCCGAGCCCGCAGTCAGCCTGGACCCCGTCATCTGCACGGTGGTGGTCCCCGGACCTGTGTCCCGGGCATTCATGGGCTTCACCGACCACACGCATCTCTGGTGGCCCATGGAGACCAACAGCGTGTACGGACCCGGCTCCCACGTGGAGTTCGAGGAGAACCTGATCGTGGAGACCGCCGATGACGGCCGCAGCGCAATCTGGGGAACCATTGACGATTGGCAGCCTCCGCTGTCCTTCCACGCATCCTGGTACCCCGGCAGCACCGCGCTGTGGTCCACAGAGCTTCGTGTTGTGTTCCGGGGTGTGGACGAAGGCACAGAAGTACGGGCGGTCCACGACGGCTGGGAAGGCGCAGAGGATCCGGCCGGCACCCGTGCCGGTTGGGAGAGGGACTGGCCGGAAGTGCTGAGCCGGTACGTCAGATTCATGGGCGGCACTTCAGAGTAG
- a CDS encoding LacI family DNA-binding transcriptional regulator — protein MAGIKDVAERAGLSIATVSRALSGKGHVSTASRERARAAAAELGFVPSYQASSLASGRTRNIGLVVPTVRRWYFSSVVEGISAALLDAGYDLTLYNITEGPVRRRSILQDFLLRKRVDAVIAVALALTEEEIGQMLAINRPLVGIGGPLPGASTIRIDDHGLAESAVNHLIRLGHRRIAHLTGDSVYEHDFKIPSTRRAGYEKAMTAAGLPLRSSWVVRADFTIEGAYAVARDLLGGTSERPTAVFAASDETAIGTILAARDFGLRVPEDLSVIGLDGHELGELFGLTTIDQDPRGQGALAVRLLLEEFDAGAESAVVNTEYPTRFVIRRSTAVPPS, from the coding sequence ATGGCCGGCATCAAGGACGTTGCGGAACGGGCAGGGCTTTCCATAGCCACCGTTTCCCGCGCCTTGAGCGGCAAGGGCCATGTGTCCACCGCGAGCCGCGAGCGTGCCAGGGCGGCAGCGGCCGAGCTCGGTTTCGTTCCCTCCTACCAGGCATCCAGCCTCGCCTCCGGCCGTACCCGCAACATCGGCCTCGTGGTCCCCACAGTCCGCCGCTGGTACTTCTCGTCCGTGGTGGAAGGCATTTCGGCTGCTCTCCTCGACGCCGGCTATGACCTGACGCTCTACAACATCACGGAGGGGCCGGTCCGGCGGCGGAGTATCCTCCAGGATTTCCTGCTGCGGAAACGCGTGGATGCGGTCATCGCGGTGGCGCTGGCGCTGACGGAGGAGGAGATCGGCCAGATGCTCGCCATCAACCGTCCGCTCGTGGGCATCGGCGGACCGCTGCCCGGAGCTTCCACCATCCGAATAGACGACCATGGTCTGGCAGAGTCAGCGGTCAACCACCTCATCCGGCTCGGCCACCGGCGGATCGCGCACCTCACGGGCGACTCGGTATACGAGCATGATTTCAAGATCCCGAGTACCCGGCGAGCAGGCTATGAGAAGGCAATGACGGCCGCAGGACTCCCCCTGCGTTCCTCGTGGGTGGTCAGGGCGGACTTCACCATCGAGGGTGCCTACGCCGTCGCGCGGGACCTTCTCGGCGGAACTTCGGAACGGCCAACGGCAGTCTTTGCTGCCTCGGACGAGACGGCGATAGGAACCATCCTGGCCGCCCGGGACTTCGGGCTCCGGGTGCCCGAAGACCTGTCAGTCATCGGCCTGGACGGACACGAACTGGGGGAACTGTTCGGCCTGACCACGATCGATCAGGATCCGCGGGGCCAGGGAGCATTGGCGGTGCGCCTGCTGCTCGAGGAGTTCGACGCCGGAGCGGAGAGCGCCGTCGTGAACACCGAATACCCAACGCGGTTTGTCATTCGGCGGAGCACGGCGGTACCCCCGTCGTAG
- a CDS encoding glycoside hydrolase family 13 protein, whose amino-acid sequence MSVDSFLHSASPLAGALTPVHAPDNAHGWWRSAVIYQVYPRSFRDMNGDGIGDLAGITAEMPQLAELNVDAVWLSPFYRSPQRDAGYDVSDYCDVDPIFGTLGDFDGMVAEANRLGLRVIVDLVPNHCSDQHRDFQAALAAGRGSPERDMFIFRDGRGAAGNEAPNNWESHFGGPAWTRITEPDGAPGQWYLHLFDSSQPDFNWDNQAVHDEFERILRFWLDRGVSGFRVDVAHALVKAPGLPAWGGRADGSSSDGFPGHEAPMFGQPALHDIYRAWRRILEQYGPDRILCAEANVDPLPRLAHWVRPDEMHQAFNFPYLHAGLDLPRLRHIVTESLTSLDAVGAPSTWVLSNHDVVRHATRFGYDWSGPRGGDGIGPHDPQPDEELGRTRAAAASLFMLGLPGGAYLYQGEELGLPDGIDIPDHQRQDPTFARTGGARLGRDGCRVPLPWKASGLHSGFGDGDAPWLPQPESFAKLARDAQAGDPSSHLNLYRRMLSVRRELDLGRGSLAWAEEWCTASSLAFLNGDILVVMNIGPDPLELPAGEVVLRSSSPTGYGEDDQRFGLGSGETVWLRIPAEGTES is encoded by the coding sequence ATGTCTGTTGACTCGTTTCTGCACTCGGCGTCGCCGCTGGCTGGCGCCCTGACGCCCGTCCACGCCCCTGACAACGCGCACGGCTGGTGGCGGTCAGCCGTCATTTACCAGGTGTACCCGCGGTCCTTCCGGGACATGAACGGTGACGGCATCGGTGACCTCGCAGGGATCACCGCCGAGATGCCGCAGCTTGCCGAGCTCAACGTGGACGCTGTCTGGCTCTCGCCCTTCTACCGCTCACCGCAGCGCGACGCCGGATACGATGTCAGCGACTACTGCGACGTCGACCCCATCTTCGGCACGCTCGGGGACTTCGACGGCATGGTGGCTGAGGCGAACCGCCTGGGCCTTCGCGTTATCGTCGACCTGGTCCCGAATCACTGCTCCGACCAGCACCGAGATTTCCAGGCGGCGCTGGCAGCCGGCCGGGGCAGCCCCGAACGGGACATGTTCATCTTCCGCGACGGCCGGGGCGCCGCGGGGAACGAAGCACCCAACAACTGGGAGTCGCACTTCGGTGGACCCGCCTGGACCCGCATCACCGAACCCGACGGCGCTCCCGGCCAGTGGTACCTGCACCTCTTCGATTCCTCGCAGCCGGACTTCAACTGGGACAACCAGGCGGTGCATGACGAGTTCGAGCGCATCCTGCGCTTCTGGCTGGACCGCGGCGTCTCCGGCTTCCGCGTGGACGTGGCCCACGCCCTGGTCAAGGCCCCGGGCCTTCCCGCGTGGGGCGGACGGGCGGACGGCAGCAGCTCCGATGGCTTCCCCGGGCATGAAGCTCCCATGTTCGGCCAGCCGGCCCTGCACGACATCTACCGTGCGTGGCGCCGGATACTTGAGCAGTACGGTCCCGACCGCATTCTCTGCGCGGAAGCCAACGTGGATCCCCTGCCGCGGCTGGCGCACTGGGTCCGGCCCGACGAAATGCACCAGGCCTTCAACTTTCCCTACCTCCATGCGGGGCTGGATCTCCCCCGCCTGCGCCACATCGTCACCGAGTCCTTGACGTCCCTGGATGCCGTGGGTGCGCCCAGCACCTGGGTGCTGTCCAACCACGACGTCGTCCGGCACGCCACCCGCTTCGGGTACGACTGGTCCGGGCCGCGGGGCGGAGACGGCATCGGCCCCCACGATCCCCAGCCGGACGAGGAGCTGGGCAGGACCCGGGCCGCGGCTGCGTCCCTGTTCATGCTCGGGCTCCCCGGCGGCGCCTACCTCTACCAGGGTGAAGAACTTGGGCTCCCTGATGGCATCGATATCCCGGACCACCAGCGGCAGGACCCGACGTTCGCACGGACCGGCGGCGCCCGGCTGGGACGTGACGGCTGCCGGGTCCCGCTGCCGTGGAAGGCTTCCGGGCTCCACAGCGGCTTCGGCGACGGCGACGCGCCCTGGCTACCGCAGCCGGAGAGCTTCGCGAAACTGGCCCGTGACGCCCAGGCCGGGGACCCGTCGTCGCACTTGAACCTGTACCGCCGCATGCTCTCCGTCCGCCGCGAACTGGACCTTGGACGCGGCTCCCTCGCATGGGCGGAGGAATGGTGCACCGCTTCGTCCCTGGCATTCCTCAACGGGGACATCCTGGTGGTCATGAACATCGGCCCCGATCCGTTGGAACTTCCCGCCGGCGAGGTTGTGCTGCGCAGTTCATCGCCAACGGGCTACGGCGAGGATGACCAGCGGTTTGGCCTGGGCTCCGGGGAGACCGTCTGGCTGCGGATTCCGGCAGAGGGGACAGAAAGCTAA
- a CDS encoding FAD-binding oxidoreductase, with product MGSIADELTSILGAGKVLRDEAALALYAVDQAPVLAYRLPAAVVLAETVDDVQATVKACAARNVPLVPRGAGTGVSGGAHASEGCVVLGLERMNRILELKADDETAVVEPGVINADLNDAAAAHGLMFAPDPASFRISTVGGNVATNAGGLRCAKYGVTRDSVLALDVVLADGSLLHTGHQTFKGVAGYDLTGLFVGSEGTLGIVVGATVRLKYLPREVHTIAAFYPDFRQAATGVLAVGRARVQPAIMELLDGGSLAQLDELYGSDLASRGASLLLVQTDGFGAAAEADVVREVLAAGGAVVTTEASAEAEQLVELRRNSRGVEVDDQYRVGEDVAVPRSRLVDYVEALETLAGVHDVSLKVVAHAGDGNLHPTFWIDRVNDEVDTAAVRRLNTALDASIVAALEMGGTITGEHGVGQYKLRWLGLEQPEPLRELQRRVKDLFDPAGILNPGKAI from the coding sequence ATGGGCAGCATCGCCGACGAACTGACATCAATCCTGGGGGCGGGGAAAGTCCTCCGGGACGAGGCCGCACTCGCCTTGTACGCGGTGGACCAGGCACCCGTGCTGGCCTACCGGCTGCCCGCCGCGGTGGTCCTGGCGGAGACAGTCGATGACGTCCAGGCCACCGTCAAAGCCTGCGCGGCCCGGAATGTGCCGCTGGTGCCCCGCGGGGCCGGGACTGGAGTCTCGGGAGGCGCCCATGCCAGTGAGGGCTGTGTTGTTCTTGGCCTGGAACGGATGAACCGCATTCTGGAGCTCAAGGCGGATGACGAGACCGCCGTCGTCGAACCCGGCGTCATCAACGCCGACCTGAACGACGCCGCCGCGGCGCACGGGCTCATGTTCGCTCCGGACCCGGCAAGCTTCAGGATATCCACCGTCGGCGGGAACGTGGCCACCAACGCCGGCGGCCTACGGTGCGCGAAGTACGGCGTGACCCGGGACTCTGTGCTGGCACTGGACGTGGTGCTCGCGGACGGATCGCTCCTGCACACCGGCCACCAGACGTTCAAGGGCGTGGCCGGCTACGACCTGACCGGGCTGTTCGTGGGTTCGGAGGGCACGCTGGGCATCGTGGTCGGCGCGACGGTCCGGCTGAAGTACCTGCCCCGTGAGGTGCACACCATCGCAGCGTTCTACCCTGATTTCCGGCAGGCGGCGACCGGTGTGCTCGCCGTCGGAAGGGCCCGCGTGCAGCCGGCCATCATGGAACTGCTCGACGGCGGGTCGCTGGCCCAGCTTGATGAGCTGTACGGCTCGGATCTCGCGTCGCGGGGAGCTTCACTGCTCCTGGTCCAGACGGACGGCTTCGGGGCGGCGGCCGAGGCCGACGTCGTGCGGGAGGTCCTGGCGGCCGGTGGTGCCGTGGTCACCACTGAGGCGAGCGCGGAGGCGGAACAGCTGGTGGAACTGCGGCGCAACAGCAGGGGCGTGGAGGTGGATGACCAGTACCGTGTGGGCGAGGACGTTGCCGTGCCGCGCTCCAGGCTGGTGGACTATGTGGAGGCGCTGGAAACGCTGGCCGGGGTCCACGACGTCAGCCTGAAAGTCGTGGCTCATGCCGGCGACGGCAACCTGCACCCGACGTTCTGGATTGACCGCGTGAACGACGAGGTGGACACCGCCGCCGTGCGCCGCCTGAACACGGCGCTCGACGCGTCCATCGTGGCGGCACTGGAAATGGGCGGAACCATCACGGGCGAGCACGGCGTGGGGCAGTACAAGCTGCGCTGGCTGGGCCTGGAACAGCCCGAGCCGCTACGGGAACTGCAGCGCCGGGTCAAGGACCTCTTCGATCCCGCGGGCATCCTGAACCCTGGCAAGGCGATCTAG
- a CDS encoding DUF4032 domain-containing protein produces the protein MTEERNAQWHDEPTDYGQIGKLPRFEAASANDDKAASVASNLNITAAAADPELLDLPWHIALEDWPAENLAALPRGISRHIVRFAHLGGSVIAIKETSEHVARHEYHMLRKLARLDVPCVEPVAVITGRTTPDGRPLNPVLVTRHLKFSMPYRALFSQMLRKDTLTRLIDAQALLLVRLHLIGFYWGDVSLSNTLFRRDAGAFAAYLVDAETGELYPDLSTGQREYDLEIARVNIAGELMDLLDGGLIEEKVDPVATSELIMESYRRLWTELTAKESFELGERWRVGARIRRLNELGFDVEEYAIKTTQNGSTIQLQPKVVDAGHHMRRLLRLTGLDAQENQARRLLNDMDSFRADNNPEMDEEYSAHLWVSQIFEPIVRSIPRDLSGKLEPAEAVHEVLEHRWYMSEKQERHIPLAEAVQSYIDSILRHRRDEAAIMLNPDTEMLKILAVETEESRYGADETEDEYPDADD, from the coding sequence ATGACCGAGGAACGCAACGCGCAGTGGCACGATGAACCCACCGACTACGGGCAGATCGGCAAGCTGCCGCGGTTCGAAGCGGCCAGCGCCAATGACGACAAGGCAGCCTCGGTCGCAAGCAACCTCAACATCACGGCCGCTGCCGCCGACCCCGAGCTCCTCGACCTGCCCTGGCATATAGCGCTCGAAGACTGGCCGGCGGAAAACCTGGCCGCGCTCCCCCGCGGTATCTCCCGGCACATCGTGCGGTTCGCCCACCTCGGCGGCTCCGTCATCGCCATCAAGGAAACGTCCGAGCACGTGGCCCGCCACGAGTACCACATGCTCCGCAAGCTCGCGCGTCTGGACGTGCCCTGCGTGGAGCCCGTGGCAGTCATCACCGGCCGCACCACCCCCGACGGGCGCCCCCTGAACCCGGTCCTCGTGACCCGCCACCTGAAGTTTTCCATGCCGTACCGCGCGCTCTTCTCCCAGATGCTGCGCAAGGACACGCTCACCCGGCTCATCGACGCCCAGGCGCTGCTGCTGGTCCGGCTGCACCTCATCGGCTTCTACTGGGGCGACGTCTCGCTCTCCAACACCCTGTTCCGCCGGGACGCAGGCGCCTTCGCCGCCTACCTGGTGGACGCCGAAACCGGCGAACTGTACCCGGACCTCTCCACGGGGCAGCGCGAGTACGACCTGGAGATCGCCCGCGTCAACATCGCCGGCGAACTCATGGACCTTCTCGACGGCGGCCTGATCGAGGAGAAGGTGGACCCCGTGGCCACCAGCGAACTCATCATGGAAAGCTACCGGCGCCTGTGGACGGAGCTGACCGCCAAGGAATCCTTCGAACTCGGCGAGCGCTGGCGCGTCGGCGCCCGCATCCGCCGGCTCAACGAGCTCGGCTTCGACGTCGAAGAGTACGCGATCAAGACCACGCAGAACGGCTCCACCATCCAGTTGCAGCCGAAGGTCGTCGACGCCGGCCACCACATGCGCCGCCTGCTGCGCCTGACCGGCCTCGACGCCCAGGAGAACCAGGCCCGGCGCCTGCTCAACGACATGGACTCCTTCCGGGCCGACAACAACCCGGAGATGGACGAGGAATACAGCGCGCACCTGTGGGTCAGCCAGATCTTCGAGCCGATCGTCCGTTCCATCCCCCGCGACCTCTCCGGAAAGCTCGAACCGGCCGAAGCCGTGCACGAGGTGCTGGAGCACCGCTGGTACATGTCCGAAAAGCAGGAACGGCACATCCCCCTGGCCGAGGCCGTCCAGTCCTACATCGACTCGATCCTGCGCCACCGCCGCGACGAGGCCGCCATCATGCTGAACCCGGACACGGAGATGCTGAAGATCCTCGCCGTGGAGACCGAGGAGTCGCGGTACGGGGCCGATGAGACCGAGGACGAGTATCCCGACGCCGACGACTGA